The Setaria viridis chromosome 6, Setaria_viridis_v4.0, whole genome shotgun sequence genome contains a region encoding:
- the LOC117861167 gene encoding uncharacterized protein has protein sequence MDRNQELEEVVPNDSDPLLGRENKEAESSSSVELSAPQPATVTPLEIEDEETDGSSAACCRICLESESEIGDELISPCMCKGTQQFVHRSCLDHWRSVKEGFAFSHCTTCKAQFHLRVETWEDNSWRKMKFRIFVARDVLLVFLAVQLTIAIIGAIAYFLDRDGSFRNSFSDGWDRFLSKHPIPFYYCIGVVVFFVLLGFFGLIVHCSSFNDHQDPCLAGCRNCCYGWGILDCLPASLEACFALVLVFIVVFAILGIAYGFLAATMAVQRIWQRHYHILTKRELTKEYVVEDLHGSYTAPKLDPEHEERLKMLKLL, from the exons ATGGATAGGAACCAGGAGCTGGAAGAGGTGGTCCCAAATGACTCGGACCCTCTTCTTGGGAGGGAGAACAAGGAGGCGGAGTCATCATCATCAGTGGAGCTGTCTGCGCCACAACCAGCAACTGTGACCCCGTTGGAGATCGAGGATGAGGAGACCGATGGCTCTTCTGCTGCATGCTGCCGCATTTGCCTCGAGAGCGAGTCTGAGATAG GTGATGAACTGATATCACCTTGCATGTGCAAAGGAACTCAACAGTTTGTTCACCGCTCATGCCTTGATCACTGGCGTTCTGTTAAG GAAGGATTTGCATTTTCCCACTGCACAACATGCAAAGCTCAGTTTCATCTCAGGGTGGAGACGTGGGAGGACAACTCATGGCGTAAAATGAAGTTCCGGATCTTTGTTGCAAGAGATGTGCTCCTCGTATTTCTTGCTGTACAGCTT ACTATTGCTATTATTGGCGCAATTGCATACTTTCTAGACAGGGATGGAAGTTTCCGGAACAGTTTCAGTGATGGCTGGGATCGCTTCTTGTCAAAGCACCCAATACCATTCTACTACTGCATAG GTGTTGTGGTTTTCTTTGTGCTGCTTGGATTCTTCGGGTTGATAGTTCACTGCTCATCCTTCAACGACCACCAGGATCCATGCCTAGCTGGGTGCCGGAACTGCTGCTATGGCTGGGGCATCCTTGACTGCCTGCCTGCTTCCTTGGAGGCATGCTTTGCCCTGGTGTTAGTTTTCATCGTCGTGTTTGCCATCCTGGGCATTGCCTATGGCTTCCTGGCAGCCACCATGGCCGTCCAGAGGATCTGGCAGAGGCATTATCACATCCTGACAAAACGGGAGCTCACAAAG GAATACGTGGTGGAAGACCTCCACGGCAGCTACACGGCACCGAAGCTTGACCCGGAGCACGAGGAGCGGTTGAAGATGCTGAAGCTCCTCTAG
- the LOC117861168 gene encoding uncharacterized protein — translation MSGAQGAQPKGAFTATTYTSAPAAAATGGGVAQEQQASRRQAPRTELRSGEDERGLPVRKLEDTVEDAAGKGGPVFGAGTEDGKADLGVTGTGGG, via the coding sequence ATGTCCGGCGCGCAGGGAGCTCAGCCGAAGGGCGCCTTCACGGCGACCACCTACACGTCGGCGCCCGCGGCTGCGGCCACCGGTGGCGGCGTTGCCCAGGAGCAGCAGGCGAGCCGGCGGCAGGCTCCGAGGACGGAGCTCAGGTCGGGGGAGGACGAGCGCGGGCTGCCCGTCAGGAAGCTGGAGGACACTGTCGAGGACGCCGCCGGCAAGGGCGGGCCGGTGTTCGGCGCCGGCACGGAGGACGGCAAGGCCGACCTCGGTGTCACCGGCACCGGCGGAGGATGA
- the LOC117860707 gene encoding uncharacterized protein isoform X3, with amino-acid sequence MRFDESGLGKFSAHVGLFNAATQAVSPEGIFLSRRVTHPPLVLLLADGDSACASAASLSPSAATVAASPSPQMSQAKEVRYTARSITPPAERNGTSSSPPPKRRSPSRSPPPKSTSRSPHPRSPKRRSTSRSPPPRRRGRSRSRSRDRSRSRSLDDRNPGNNLYVTGLSTRVTEDDLEKFFSKEGKVKNCHVVLDPRSKESRGFAFVTMDTVEDARRCIKYLHRTVLEGRLVTVEKFNMVLGCLDVNLVGAGCAVFNHGCRQRMCS; translated from the exons ATGCGCTTCGATGAGTCCGGGCTGGGCAAATTCTCGGCCCATGTAGGCCTGTTCAACGCCGCAACACAAGCGGTCTCGCCCGAGGGGATTTTTCTGTCCCGACGGGTGACCCATCCACctctcgtgctcctcctcgcaGACGGCGACAGCGCCtgcgccagcgccgcctccctctcgcCATCGGCAGCGACGGTGGCTGCCTCTCCAAGCCCCCAG ATGTCACAAGCCAAGGAAGTGAG atacACCGCACGGTCTATTACACCTCCTGCAGAAAGAAATGGAACTTCAAGTTCGCCTCCTCCAAAGAGGCGCAGCCCTTCAAGGTCGCCTCCCCCAAAGAGTACCTCAAGGTCTCCACATCCAAGGAGTCCTAAGCGGCGGAGCACTTCAAGGTCTCCTCCTCCTAGGAGACGTGGTAGATCGAGGTCAAGGTCAAGGGATAGGAGTCGATCCAG GAGCCTAGATGATAGAAATCCAGGGAATAACCTTTATGTGACTGGATTGTCTACTCGTGTAACTGAAGATGACCTTGAGAAGTTTTTTAGTAAAGAAGGAAAG GTTAAAAACTGTCATGTTGTTCTTGATCCTCGCTCAAAAGAATCCCGTGGCTTTGCCTTTGTGACTATGGATACTGTTGAAGATGCAAGACGCTGCATCAAGTACCTGCACCGCACTGTGCTTGAAGGTCGTCTGGTCACTGTAGAGAAG TTTAACATGGTGCTGGGCTGCCTCGACGTCAACCTGGTTGGCGCAGGCTGTGCTGTCTTCAACCATGGTTGTCGCCAACGGATGTGCAGCTGA
- the LOC117860707 gene encoding uncharacterized protein isoform X1: MRFDESGLGKFSAHVGLFNAATQAVSPEGIFLSRRVTHPPLVLLLADGDSACASAASLSPSAATVAASPSPQMSQAKEVRYTARSITPPAERNGTSSSPPPKRRSPSRSPPPKSTSRSPHPRSPKRRSTSRSPPPRRRGRSRSRSRDRSRSRSLDDRNPGNNLYVTGLSTRVTEDDLEKFFSKEGKVKNCHVVLDPRSKESRGFAFVTMDTVEDARRCIKYLHRTVLEGRLVTVEKAKRTRERTPTPGKYCGRRGGSQRSPSPHRSRRRERSRSRDRKRERSRSRDRRERSRSRERRRERSRSRDRRERSRSRDRRRERSRSRDRRKERSRSRDSQRRRGDRSRSLAGNGNHKTD, encoded by the exons ATGCGCTTCGATGAGTCCGGGCTGGGCAAATTCTCGGCCCATGTAGGCCTGTTCAACGCCGCAACACAAGCGGTCTCGCCCGAGGGGATTTTTCTGTCCCGACGGGTGACCCATCCACctctcgtgctcctcctcgcaGACGGCGACAGCGCCtgcgccagcgccgcctccctctcgcCATCGGCAGCGACGGTGGCTGCCTCTCCAAGCCCCCAG ATGTCACAAGCCAAGGAAGTGAG atacACCGCACGGTCTATTACACCTCCTGCAGAAAGAAATGGAACTTCAAGTTCGCCTCCTCCAAAGAGGCGCAGCCCTTCAAGGTCGCCTCCCCCAAAGAGTACCTCAAGGTCTCCACATCCAAGGAGTCCTAAGCGGCGGAGCACTTCAAGGTCTCCTCCTCCTAGGAGACGTGGTAGATCGAGGTCAAGGTCAAGGGATAGGAGTCGATCCAG GAGCCTAGATGATAGAAATCCAGGGAATAACCTTTATGTGACTGGATTGTCTACTCGTGTAACTGAAGATGACCTTGAGAAGTTTTTTAGTAAAGAAGGAAAG GTTAAAAACTGTCATGTTGTTCTTGATCCTCGCTCAAAAGAATCCCGTGGCTTTGCCTTTGTGACTATGGATACTGTTGAAGATGCAAGACGCTGCATCAAGTACCTGCACCGCACTGTGCTTGAAGGTCGTCTGGTCACTGTAGAGAAG GCTAAAAGGACTCGAGAAAGGACTCCTACTCCTGGAAAATACTGCGGTCGAAGAG GAGGATCTCAAAGGAGCCCATCACCTCACCGTTCTCGCAGAAGGGAGCGATCCCGCTCAAGGGACCGTAAAAGGGAGCGTTCTCGCTCACGGGATCGGAGGGAACGGTCTCGCTCAAGGGAACGCAGAAGGGAAAGGTCCCGCTCAAGGGATCGAAGGGAACGGTCTCGCTCACGGGACCGCCGAAGGGAACGCTCACGCTCACGGGACCGCAGGAAGGAACGCTCACGCTCAAGGGACTCTCAGAGAAGGCGTGGAGATCGGTCCAGGTCACTGGCAGGCAATGGGAACCACAAGACAGACTAG
- the LOC117860707 gene encoding uncharacterized protein isoform X4, with protein MRFDESGLGKFSAHVGLFNAATQAVSPEGIFLSRRVTHPPLVLLLADGDSACASAASLSPSAATVAASPSPQMSQAKEVRYTARSITPPAERNGTSSSPPPKRRSPSRSPPPKSTSRSPHPRSPKRRSTSRSPPPRRRGRSRSRSRDRSRSRSLDDRNPGNNLYVTGLSTRVTEDDLEKFFSKEGKVKNCHVVLDPRSKESRGFAFVTMDTVEDARRCIKYLHRTVLEGRLVTVEKLSTLMKGS; from the exons ATGCGCTTCGATGAGTCCGGGCTGGGCAAATTCTCGGCCCATGTAGGCCTGTTCAACGCCGCAACACAAGCGGTCTCGCCCGAGGGGATTTTTCTGTCCCGACGGGTGACCCATCCACctctcgtgctcctcctcgcaGACGGCGACAGCGCCtgcgccagcgccgcctccctctcgcCATCGGCAGCGACGGTGGCTGCCTCTCCAAGCCCCCAG ATGTCACAAGCCAAGGAAGTGAG atacACCGCACGGTCTATTACACCTCCTGCAGAAAGAAATGGAACTTCAAGTTCGCCTCCTCCAAAGAGGCGCAGCCCTTCAAGGTCGCCTCCCCCAAAGAGTACCTCAAGGTCTCCACATCCAAGGAGTCCTAAGCGGCGGAGCACTTCAAGGTCTCCTCCTCCTAGGAGACGTGGTAGATCGAGGTCAAGGTCAAGGGATAGGAGTCGATCCAG GAGCCTAGATGATAGAAATCCAGGGAATAACCTTTATGTGACTGGATTGTCTACTCGTGTAACTGAAGATGACCTTGAGAAGTTTTTTAGTAAAGAAGGAAAG GTTAAAAACTGTCATGTTGTTCTTGATCCTCGCTCAAAAGAATCCCGTGGCTTTGCCTTTGTGACTATGGATACTGTTGAAGATGCAAGACGCTGCATCAAGTACCTGCACCGCACTGTGCTTGAAGGTCGTCTGGTCACTGTAGAGAAG TTAAGTACTTTGATGAAGGGTTCTTGA
- the LOC117860707 gene encoding uncharacterized protein isoform X2, with translation MSQAKEVRYTARSITPPAERNGTSSSPPPKRRSPSRSPPPKSTSRSPHPRSPKRRSTSRSPPPRRRGRSRSRSRDRSRSRSLDDRNPGNNLYVTGLSTRVTEDDLEKFFSKEGKVKNCHVVLDPRSKESRGFAFVTMDTVEDARRCIKYLHRTVLEGRLVTVEKAKRTRERTPTPGKYCGRRGGSQRSPSPHRSRRRERSRSRDRKRERSRSRDRRERSRSRERRRERSRSRDRRERSRSRDRRRERSRSRDRRKERSRSRDSQRRRGDRSRSLAGNGNHKTD, from the exons ATGTCACAAGCCAAGGAAGTGAG atacACCGCACGGTCTATTACACCTCCTGCAGAAAGAAATGGAACTTCAAGTTCGCCTCCTCCAAAGAGGCGCAGCCCTTCAAGGTCGCCTCCCCCAAAGAGTACCTCAAGGTCTCCACATCCAAGGAGTCCTAAGCGGCGGAGCACTTCAAGGTCTCCTCCTCCTAGGAGACGTGGTAGATCGAGGTCAAGGTCAAGGGATAGGAGTCGATCCAG GAGCCTAGATGATAGAAATCCAGGGAATAACCTTTATGTGACTGGATTGTCTACTCGTGTAACTGAAGATGACCTTGAGAAGTTTTTTAGTAAAGAAGGAAAG GTTAAAAACTGTCATGTTGTTCTTGATCCTCGCTCAAAAGAATCCCGTGGCTTTGCCTTTGTGACTATGGATACTGTTGAAGATGCAAGACGCTGCATCAAGTACCTGCACCGCACTGTGCTTGAAGGTCGTCTGGTCACTGTAGAGAAG GCTAAAAGGACTCGAGAAAGGACTCCTACTCCTGGAAAATACTGCGGTCGAAGAG GAGGATCTCAAAGGAGCCCATCACCTCACCGTTCTCGCAGAAGGGAGCGATCCCGCTCAAGGGACCGTAAAAGGGAGCGTTCTCGCTCACGGGATCGGAGGGAACGGTCTCGCTCAAGGGAACGCAGAAGGGAAAGGTCCCGCTCAAGGGATCGAAGGGAACGGTCTCGCTCACGGGACCGCCGAAGGGAACGCTCACGCTCACGGGACCGCAGGAAGGAACGCTCACGCTCAAGGGACTCTCAGAGAAGGCGTGGAGATCGGTCCAGGTCACTGGCAGGCAATGGGAACCACAAGACAGACTAG
- the LOC117861202 gene encoding uncharacterized protein: MADGGECGARAQLVSKLCRVQDLVRRLELQLHAPSDAASVDLCHRLVHEIVALTDRSIGMARSPDLAAHFLLPAAQQQQQLSGAPSPLSDAGSEQPFRGASPKKRKATARWTSQQVRVAAAGGGAAEGPADDGHSWRKYGQKDILGAKHPRAYYRCTHRNSQGCPATKQVQRTDADPALFDVVYHGDHTCRPSSAASAAAARRAPHPQHNPHAQAALQGLAARLTVATATDNAMISGAAPALPPMTPESFPARGASSPWSLAASPVGSDYSNGCPHGVSPCPVPGYNADWGSDGGDLQEAVSAFVAASSGAAHLPALDNDEFMSLECFNFDQSFDMGGAMPSLFYP, from the coding sequence atggcggacGGCGGGGAGTGCGGCGCGCGGGCGCAGCTGGTCTCGAAGCTGTGCCGCGTGCAGGACCTGGTGCGCCggctcgagctgcagctgcACGCGCCCTCGGACGCCGCCTCCGTCGACCTCTGCCACCGCCTCGTCCACGAGATCGTCGCGCTCACCGACCGCTCCATCGGCATGGCCCGCTCCCCGGACCTCGCCGCGCatttcctcctccccgccgcgcagcagcagcagcagctctccGGCGCGCCCAGCCCCCTGAGCGACGCCGGCTCCGAGCAGCCGTTCCGGGGCGCCAGCCCCAAGAAGCGCAAGGCCACGGCGCGCTGGACCAGCCAGCAGGTGCGggtcgccgcggcgggcggcggcgccgccgagggccCCGCCGACGACGGCCACAGCTGGCGCAAGTACGGCCAGAAGGACATCCTCGGTGCCAAGCACCCGCGCGCCTACTACCGCTGCACCCACCGCAACTCGCAGGGCTGCCCGGCCACCAAGCAGGTCCAGCGCACCGACGCCGACCCCGCGCTCTTCGACGTCGTCTACCACGGCGACCACACctgccgcccctcctccgccgcatcggccgccgccgcccggcgcgcccCGCACCCGCAGCACAACCCGCACGCTCAGGCCGCGCTGCagggcctcgccgcccgcctcaCCGTGGCCACCGCCACGGACAACGCCATGATCAgcggcgccgccccggcgcTCCCGCCGATGACGCCCGAGAGCTTCCCGGCGCGCGGCGCGTCGTCGCCGTGGTCGCTGGCCGCCTCGCCCGTCGGCTCCGACTACTCCAACGGCTGCCCGCACGGCGTGTCGCCGTGCCCGGTGCCCGGGTACAACGCGGACTGgggctccgacggcggcgacctCCAGGAGGCGGTCTCGGCGTTCGTCGCAGCGTCGTCCGGAGCAGCGCACCTGCCGGCGCTGGACAACGACGAGTTCATGTCACTTGAGTGCTTCAATTTCGATCAGAGCTTCGACATGGGCGGCGCAATGCCGAGCCTCTTCTATCCATGA
- the LOC117861203 gene encoding cytochrome B5-like protein — MELIIIISLVILLALGALFVIPRSQNKGKSKGPDSGAGVTSKSYTKEEISKHNTRKDCWIIIKDKVYDVTPYVEEHPGGDAILNNAGGDSTEGFFGPQHGTRVFDIIDDFCIGQLKAS, encoded by the exons ATGGAGCTTATCATTATCATCTCACTTGTCATTCTTTTAGCACTAGGAGCTCTCTTTGTGATCCCAAGGTCCCAAAATAAAG GTAAATCAAAGGGACCTGATTCAGGAGCTGGAGTG ACATCTAAGAGCTATACAAAGGAAGAAATCTCTAAACATAACACAAGGAAGGATTGTTGGATAATCATCAAGGACAAG GTTTATGATGTCACTCCTTATGTGGAGGAACATCCAGGCGGAGATGCTATTCTAAATAATGCTGGTGGTGATTCCACAGAAGGCTTTTTTGG GCCACAACACGGCACCAGGGTCTTCGATATCATCGACGATTTCTGCATCGGTCAGTTGAAGGCTTCATGA
- the LOC117861286 gene encoding hydroxyproline O-galactosyltransferase HPGT1 produces MQIREGPARRPAPSAAGALRSPMSAMMLAMFATMASFYVAGRLWQDAQNRVYLIKELDRRTGQGQSAISVDDTLKVVACRQQGKRLASLEMELAAAKHEGFVGKYSPETNGTHSRKKPLIVIGIMSSFGRKNYRDAVRKSWLPTGSMLRKLEEEKGIVVRFIVGRSANRGDTFDREIDDENRSTRDFLILDDHIESDEELPKKTKSFFANAAETFDAAFYAKVNDDIYINVDTLSAMLETHWDKPRVYIGCMKSGEVFSDSTHKWYEPDWWKFGDGKSYFRHASGEMFVISRAVAQFISINKSVLRTYAHDDVSVGSWMIGLAVKHVNEAKLCCSSWPSGAMCSAL; encoded by the exons ATGCAGATCCGGGAGGggcccgcgcggcggccggcgccgtccgccgccggggCGCTGCGGTCGCCGATGTCGGCGATGATGCTCGCCATGTTCGCCACCATGGCCTCCTTCTACGTCGCCGGCCG ATTGTGGCAGGATGCTCAGAACAGAGTTTACCTCATTAAGGAGCTCGACAGACGAACAGGCCAG GGGCAATCGGCAATATCTGTTGATGATACCTTGAAGGTTGTTGCATGCAG GCAGCAAGGGAAGAGGTTGGCATCACTTGAGATGGAGCTGGCTGCAGCAAAGCATGAAGGTTTTGTGGGGAAATACTCCCCTGAGACAAATGGAACTCATTCTAGAAAGAAGCCACTGATTGTCATTGGAATAATGAGTAGCTTTGGCCGGAAAAACTACCGTGATGCTGTCAGGAAATCATGGCTTCCGACAG GTTCAATGCTGAGGAaactagaagaagaaaaaggcatTGTAGTACGTTTCATAGTTGGAAGAAG TGCAAATCGAGGAGATACTTTTGATAGGGAGATTGATGACGAAAATAGGAGCACTAGGGACTTCTTGATCTTG GATGATCATATAGAGTCTGATGAAGAACTCCCTAAGAAGACAAAAAGTTTCTTTGCTAATGCGGCAGAGACATTCGATGCTGCATTTTACGCTAAGGTCAATGATGATATATACATAAATGTTG ATACTTTGAGTGCAATGCTTGAAACTCACTGGGACAAGCCCCGTGTCTACATAGGCTGCATGAAATCTGGCGAAGTTTTTTCTGACTC AACCCACAAGTGGTATGAACCAGACTGGTGGAAATTTGGTGATGGGAAATC GTATTTCCGACATGCTTCTGGTGAAATGTTTGTCATATCGAGGGCTGTAGCTCAGTTCATTTCTATAAACAA GTCTGTTCTCCGGACATATGCCCATGATGATGTTAGTGTAGGATCGTGGATGATTGGGCTTGCTGTGAAGCATGTAAATGAAGCAAAATTGTGTTGTTCATCTTGGCCCTCAG GTGCGATGTGTTCGGCCCTATGA
- the LOC117861304 gene encoding mitochondrial carrier protein MTM1: MAGCSRGSLPTWMTAAASRVDLTGGAVSPSHQGSASPSPSSSSSGPAQAAGADQELGMFERALSAAGAAFVSAIIVNPLDVAKTRLQAQAAGVLYHHPPQMAALGPDAILSEFKCSPSCTRGLILGEPVCPPDCFQYKGTLDVFLKVVRQEGFGRLWRGTNAGLALAVPTVGIYLPCYDIFRNKIEDFTRSNAPGLTPYAPLVAGSVARSLACIACSPIELARTRMQAYKEFRPGVKPPGMYKTLVGVLSPLASSSQNVQNYRALWTGVGAQLARDVPFSGICWSTLEPIRRKLLGLVGEEGNAASVLGANFAAGFVAGSLAAGATCPLDVAKTRRQIEKDTEKAMRMTTRQTLTEIWRSGGVKGLFTGVGPRVARAGPSVGIVVSFYEVVKYALHQSHTS; the protein is encoded by the exons ATGGCGGGCTGCTCCAGGGGCTCGCTCCCAACCTGgatgaccgccgccgcctcgcgggtcgacctcaccggcggcgccgtctcGCCGTCGCACCAGGGCTcggcctccccgtccccctcgtcctcctcctcgggccccgcgcaggCCGCGGGGGCGGACCAGGAGCTCGGGATGTTCGAGCgcgcgctctccgccgccggcgccgccttcgTCTCCGCCATCATCGTCAACCCCCTCGACGTCGCCAAG ACGAGGTTGCAGGCGCAGGCGGCGGGGGTGCTGTATCACCACCCTCCCCAGATGGCGGCGCTCGGGCCGGATGCG ATCCTGTCTGAATTCAAATGTTCTCCATCATGCACCCGTGGTCTCATATTGGGCGAGCCTGTTTGCCCTCCTGATTGCTTCCAGTACAAGGGAacacttgatgtattcttgAAAGTCGTTAGACAG GAGGGATTCGGTAGATTGTGGAGAGGAACAAATGCAGGCTTGGCATTAGCTGTACCAACT GTTGGAATATACTTGCCATGCTATGATATATTCCGCAACAAGATTGAGGATTTCACAAGAAGTAATGCTCCAGGATTGACACCATATGCCCCGCTAGTAGCAGGATCAGTTGCACGTTCATTAGCGTGTATTGCTTGTTCCCCAATTGAGTTGGCAAGGACACGTATGCAG GCATATAAAGAGTTTCGTCCTGGTGTAAAGCCTCCTGGAATGTATAAAACATTGGTTGGTGTTCTCTCGCCGCTTGCAAGTTCGAGTCAGAATG TTCAAAACTACCGTGCTCTGTGGACTGGGGTGGGTGCGCAACTTGCTCGGGATGTTCCTTTCTCCGGTATATGCTGGTCAACTCTTGAGCCC ATCCGGAGAAAACTGCTTGGTCTTGTTGGAGAAGAAGGCAATGCAGCTAGTGTATTGGGAGCAAACTTTGCTGCTGGCTTTGTGGCAGGCAGTCTTGCTGCTGGTGCTACATGCCCTCTGGATGTTGCAAAAACAAGGAGACAGATAGAG AAGGATACTGAGAAGGCAATGAGAATGACTACAAGGCAAACATTAACTGAGATATGGAG GTCTGGAGGTGTGAAAGGTTTGTTCACTGGGGTTGGCCCACGTGTGGCTCGTGCTGGTCCATCAGTtggcattgttgtttctttctaTGAGGTTGTCAAGTATGCTCTTCATCAAAGCCACACCTCATGA